In Populus alba chromosome 9, ASM523922v2, whole genome shotgun sequence, a genomic segment contains:
- the LOC118059028 gene encoding protein MEI2-like 6: MEFLDSHCLLENEKAELQNSDSTKEIIESAFDLLYLPFDFEYKWANKGYAFVNFTQARAARKFSLSTSYHAGNVSQSNKTSEIACARLRGKGKIERHFEKSIFKHDSNEYLPVSFSPGRDDSMAMVKQRTVGSRIGNQIIKLYGLLDLVARM, translated from the exons ATGGAATTTCTCGACAGTCATTGCCTGTTGGAGAATGAAAAGGCAGAGCTTCAAAACTCTGACTCCACCAAGGAGATAATCGAGTCAGCTTTTGATCTCCTGTATCTGCCTTTTGACTTTGAGTAC AAGTGGGCCAACAAAGGCTATGCATTTGTTAACTTCACACAGGCAAGAGCTGCTCGGAAGTTTTCCCTTTCCACCAGCTATCATGCAGGGAATGTTTCCCAGTCCAACAAGACAAGTGAAATAGCCTGTGCTAGGCTCCGG GGCAAGGGGAAGATAGAGAGACATTTTgagaaatcaatttttaaacatGACTCTAATGAGTATTTACCAGTAAGCTTCAGCCCAGGCAGGGATGATTCAATGGCAATGGTGAAGCAAAGGACAGTAGGTAGTCGTATTGGTAACCAAATTATCAAGCTATACGGCCTACTAGATTTGGTGGCCAGGATGTGA
- the LOC118058955 gene encoding D-ribulose kinase isoform X3, which translates to MDWVRSWRAALFSLLEDVPVHLRPLVASISIDGTSATTLIVDSNTGEPLWRPFLYNESCPDALPTVKSVAPANHTVCSGSSTLCKLVSWWNKEESNKKSALLLYQADWLLWLLHGKLGVSDYNNALKVGYDPASDSYPPWLHSQPYSQLLPSVIAPGTSIGNLKEDIRTQFGFQEDCIVCAGTTDSIAAFLAARATQPGKAVTSLGSTLAIKLLSTTRIDDARFGVYSHRLDDKWLVGGASNTGGAVLKQFFTDEQLQKLSEQINPMEASPLDYYPLKAVGERFPVADPNLVPRYSILVAFVFGTQKCLALVNFIQSKAIFPCCAFGEYLSILLIKALNIVLLPFPSKNQPKFPKNKVLIDEFHDCLEAGDCGMNCDSVYSESVTVRKCMKIYHKKINMEPNHLPSRKWRFYQAV; encoded by the exons ATGGACTGGGTGCGGTCATGGAGGGCAGCGCTTTTCTCACTGCTAGAGGATGTTCCAGTTCATCTCCGCCCACTTGTTGCTTCTATTTCAATAGATGGAACTTCTGCGACCACACTCATTGTAGACAG CAATACAGGAGAACCATTATGGAGACCATTCCTTTATAATGAGAGTTGCCCTGATGCTTTGCCAACGGTAAAATCCGTTGCTCCTGCAAACCATACTGTTTGCTCAGGATCATCTACATTGTGCAAGCTTGTTTCATGGTGGAACAAAGAggagtcaaataaaaaatcagcatTGTTATTGTACCAAGCAGATTGGCTATTGTGGCTTCTTCATGGAAAACTCGGAGTGTCTGATTACAATAATGCCCTGAAG GTTGGTTATGATCCTGCATCGGATTCTTATCCACCATGGCTGCATTCTCAGCCATACTCTCAACTTCTACCTTCTGTTATAGCTCCGGGAACTTCAATCGGCAATTTAAAAGAGGACATTAGAACACAATTTG GTTTTCAAGAGGATTGTATTGTATGTGCAGGAACAACAGATAGCATAGCTGCTTTCCTTGCAGCACGTGCAACACAACCTGGAAAAGCT GTCACTTCTTTGGGCTCAACGCTTGCTATTAAGTTACTGAGCACTACGAGGATTGACGATGCACGATTTGGAGTTTATAGTCATCGCCTTGATGATAAATGGCTGGTTGGAGGTGCTTCAAACACTGGTGGAGCTGTTCTTAAGCAGTTTTTCACTGATGAGCAACTGCAGAAATTGAGTGAACAGATAAATCCAATGGAAGCTTCTCCTCTAGACTACTACCCTTTAAAAGCAGTTGGTGAGAGATTTCCTGTGGCAGATCCAAATCTGGTTCCCAGGTATTCAATTCTTGTTGCATTTGTTTTTGGAACCCAGAAGTGCCTAGCCCTTGTAAACTTTATTCAATCAAAAGCCATATTCCCCTGCTGCGCATTTGGAGAGTATCTTAGCATTTTGCTTATAAAGGCTCTGAACATTGTGTTATTACCTTTCCCCTccaaaaatcaaccaaaattcCCAAAGAATAAGGTACTTATAGATGAATTTCATGACTGCCTAGAAGCTGGTGATTGTGGCATGAATTGTGATAGTGTATACTCAGAATCAGTTACAGTTAGGAAGTGCATGAAAATatatcataagaaaataaacatgGAGCCCAATCACCTGCCATCTAGAAAATGGAGATTTTATCAGGCAGTCTGA